The sequence TTTTCAAAATCGTCCGCGCATTGGATGCGCTGGTGGCAATAATATCAATTGCGCCGGTGCGCAAGGCTCCCAGAATCGCCAATGCTTTGGTGCTTTCGGAGGCGATAGCAATCACGCAAGGTATCTGGCGCAGCTCTTGGGTACTGATGCCGATAACCCGATCGTTCATGACGGTATTCGCCGGTTGGCCTTGGGCATCAAAAAAATCATATCCGGCAATCTCACCGGTGACCCCTTGGTGCATACTGGCATCGACAATCTCTTGCGGCGTAAACCAGCCCAATTTCACCATATAGCTGTTTTCATTCATATCGCCAATACCGACCAGCGCGATATCCGCCTTTCTGGCGCGATCGAGTGTCTCTTTGATGGTGCCGTTCTGCATAAAGGCTTCTTTTAACGCACGATTTTCCACATAAGCGGGCGCGTAGAGGGTTTCGCTGGTGCCACCAAATTTCTTGGCTAGACGACGGCTGATATGGTCGGCATTAATGGCATCGCCGGGACGATGTGTGCCGCCAATACCACAGATAAACTTGCACTGCCTTTCCGGCACGATGCTGACGTGATCCGCGATGGCGGCAATATTACGCCCCTGCCCAACCGCTAATACGGTGTTATCTTTCAAATTCGTGGCCAGATAGCCGGAAACTAATGAGGCAACCTGACGCCGCTGCTCATCTTCATCTTGATAATCCAGCGCAATCAGCGCCCGTTTCAGGCCAAAATGCTCAATCAGTTGTTGCTCGAGACGAGTGCTAAACACCGGATGATAACGTACTGTAATCTCAACAATGCCTTCGGCTTTTGCCCGCTTAAGTAACCGCCCAACCTTGATTCTTGAAATGCCAAACTTATGTGCAATCTCTTCCTGAGTCATTTCATCTTGGTAATAAGACACAGCAATTTCAGTTAACAATTCATTGTCTGGTGGAATTGTCTGTTTTTCCATGGGTTTTGCCCCCGGCAAAAGAAGAATTGGCCTTTTTGACCGTGTTTATCTAACACGTAAAATTCAGAATTATCCTGTCGGATTGGGTAAAATAGTAGAACATTTGTTTAATATAGTGAACGTAAAACGTCCTTATTTCTTTGCTTATTTTCGTTATAACGTCGGAAAAAGGCCATTTATTGAGGTGAAAGGCATTAATTAGTGGATTAATCCATTTGTTGGCTTATTTTTCTTTCTATTAATCTTGATTTGTTACGCATAAATGCAAACAAAAGTACGTGTATTGCTCATTTGTTATGCGAAAGCTCGACGAAACCGGGAGACACCGCCGTGATTCAGTGACGTTAGTGAAAAATCGCGTTGTTATTGGGTTGAAAATCGTCCTTAATCTGAGTGTTGTGGCCTATTTCCGTCACAGAGTGGAGTCCGACGAAAAGTTGTGGGATGATTAGGCAGTTTTCGGGGGGCGGGAATGGGAAAACTTACACTACTATTGCTGATTTTACTTGGCTGGCTCCAGTATTCACTGTGGTTGGGCAAGAATGGTGTTCATGATTTTGTTCGGGTTAAGGATGACGTGGCTCTTCAAGAGACCAACAACGGCAAACTTAAAGCCCGGAACGACCAGCTATTTGCTGAAATTGATGATTTAAACGGTGGTCAAGAGGCGATCGAAGAGCGCGCACGTAACGAACTGGGTATGATTAGACCCGGCGAAAGTTTCTATCGTCTGGTTCCTGACCAATCCAGACGCAATGCGAGTCCCCCTTCGACGCAAAATAACGCGCAACAATAAATAATGAGTCATTTTGCAGTTTCCCTTCCTAAAGTCATTGCGGTTTTACCGGCTGCGGGTATTGGCAGCCGTATGCAGGCTGATTGCCCTAAACAGTATTTAACTGTGGGCGGTAAGACCCTCATTGAGCACGCCATCGCTTCTTTGCTGGGTCACCCGCGAATCCAGCAGATTATTGTCGTCATACATCCGCAGGACACGCAATTTTCTACCTTACCCATTGCGCTGGACCCCCGTATTCGTCTTGTTCACGGTGGTGAACAGCGGGCCGACTCGGTGATGGCGGGCTTACAATGTGCGGGGCAGGCGGAGTGGGTATTGGTCCATGATGCGGCTCGTCCTTGTCTGCACCGTGACGATCTCGACAAGCTGTTGTCGATTATCGGGCACAGTAAAGTGGGGGGGATTCTGGCCGCTCCAGTGCGCGACACCATGAAACGCAGTGAGGCGGGGATTCAAGCCATCGCCCACACTGTCGATCGTCAAGCACTGTGGCATGCCCTAACACCCCAACTTTTTCCGCTTGAGCTATTAAAATTGTGTCTATCCCGCGCTTTGCGTGAGGGGGCTGTTGTCACCGATGAAGCCTCTGCATTAGAGCACTGCGGCTACCATCCGATATTAGTGTCTGGCCGTTCGGACAATATCAAAGTGACGCGCCCAGAGGATCTGGCGCTGGCAGAGTTTTATCTAACGCGATTACATCATATGGAGAAAAACTAATGCGGATCGGTCATGGTTTCGATGTACATAAATTTGGCGAAAATGGCAGTGGCCCACTGATTATTGGCGGAGTGCGCATCCCCTACGAAAAGGGCCTGTTGGCGCACTCTGATGGTGATGTTGCCTTGCACGCGGCCACTGATGCCTTACTGGGCGCGGCTGCTTTAGGCGATATCGGCAAGTTATTCCCCGATACCGATCCAGCCTTTAAAGGGGCTGATAGCCGTGGTTTGCTGCGCGAAGCCTACCGCCGTATTCTGGCAAAGGGCTATAAACTGGGGAATTTGGACATTACGATTATTGCCCAAGCGCCCAAAATGGCCCCCCATATCCCACAGATGCGTGTTCATTTGGCGGAAGATCTGCAATGTCATATGGATGATATCAACGTCAAAGCGACCACTACTGAGCAGCTTGGTTTTACTGGCCGTGGCGAAGGTATTGCTTGTGAAGCTGTCGCCCTGTTGATTAAGGCATAAAAAATGGACATGGAAAATCTCACTTGGCTGCACGGTAAACCCAAGGCGAGCGGCACGCTAAAGGCCAATCCGGAAGACTTCGTGGTGATCGAAGATCTGGGCTTTGAGCCGGATGGTGAAGGCGAGCATCTATTGGTTCGTATCCGCAAAAACGGCTGTAATACCCAGTTTGTCGCTGACTATCTGGCGCGTTTTGCCAAGATACATCCACGGCTGGTGAGCTACGCGGGCTTGAAAGATCGTCACGCCGTCACCGAACAGTGGTTCTGTTTGCATCTGCCGGGTAAAGAAGCCCCAGATCTCTCCACCTTCGAACTGGAAGGCTGCGAAGTGCTGGAGTCTGTGCGCCAAAAAAGAAAACTGCGCATTGGCTCACTGAAGGGCAACGCCTTTACCTTGGTATTGCGCCACATCACAGATAACCAAGATGTAGAGCAGCGATTGCAGCATATTGCGGCGCAGGGAGTACCGAACTATTTTGGCAGTCAACGATTTGGTCGCGGCGGCAATAATCTGGTGCAGGCGCGCTTGTGGGCGAATAACGAAATTCGAGTCAAAGAGCGCAGTAAACGCAGCTTTTATCTGTCGGCTAGCCGTAGTGCCATGTTCAACCTGATTAGTAGTGCCCGTTTGGCACAACAGCAGGCGACGACAGTGCTGGAAGGCGATGCATTGCAGCTTTCTGGTCGCGGCAGTTGGTTTGTTGCCACTGCCGATGAACTCGCCGCGCTACAGCAACGTGTCGATGCGGGTGAACTTAATATCACTGCCCCGCTGCCGGGGGAGGGTGAGCTGGGCACTCAGGGTGAGGCATTGGCTTTCGAACTGGCTTGTTTGGCGGATCAAAGCGAATTACTGGCGCTGATCAAGCGCGAACGAGTCGAAGGTGCACGTCGGGCCGTACTGCTGAAACCGCAGAATATGGCGTGGAGCTGGTGGGATGATGTGACCCTCGAGCTCCACTTCTGGTTAC comes from Yersinia mollaretii ATCC 43969 and encodes:
- a CDS encoding sugar-binding transcriptional regulator, yielding MEKQTIPPDNELLTEIAVSYYQDEMTQEEIAHKFGISRIKVGRLLKRAKAEGIVEITVRYHPVFSTRLEQQLIEHFGLKRALIALDYQDEDEQRRQVASLVSGYLATNLKDNTVLAVGQGRNIAAIADHVSIVPERQCKFICGIGGTHRPGDAINADHISRRLAKKFGGTSETLYAPAYVENRALKEAFMQNGTIKETLDRARKADIALVGIGDMNENSYMVKLGWFTPQEIVDASMHQGVTGEIAGYDFFDAQGQPANTVMNDRVIGISTQELRQIPCVIAIASESTKALAILGALRTGAIDIIATSASNARTILKMIQQQP
- the ftsB gene encoding cell division protein FtsB — translated: MGKLTLLLLILLGWLQYSLWLGKNGVHDFVRVKDDVALQETNNGKLKARNDQLFAEIDDLNGGQEAIEERARNELGMIRPGESFYRLVPDQSRRNASPPSTQNNAQQ
- the ispD gene encoding 2-C-methyl-D-erythritol 4-phosphate cytidylyltransferase, coding for MSHFAVSLPKVIAVLPAAGIGSRMQADCPKQYLTVGGKTLIEHAIASLLGHPRIQQIIVVIHPQDTQFSTLPIALDPRIRLVHGGEQRADSVMAGLQCAGQAEWVLVHDAARPCLHRDDLDKLLSIIGHSKVGGILAAPVRDTMKRSEAGIQAIAHTVDRQALWHALTPQLFPLELLKLCLSRALREGAVVTDEASALEHCGYHPILVSGRSDNIKVTRPEDLALAEFYLTRLHHMEKN
- the ispF gene encoding 2-C-methyl-D-erythritol 2,4-cyclodiphosphate synthase is translated as MRIGHGFDVHKFGENGSGPLIIGGVRIPYEKGLLAHSDGDVALHAATDALLGAAALGDIGKLFPDTDPAFKGADSRGLLREAYRRILAKGYKLGNLDITIIAQAPKMAPHIPQMRVHLAEDLQCHMDDINVKATTTEQLGFTGRGEGIACEAVALLIKA
- the truD gene encoding tRNA pseudouridine(13) synthase TruD, whose translation is MDMENLTWLHGKPKASGTLKANPEDFVVIEDLGFEPDGEGEHLLVRIRKNGCNTQFVADYLARFAKIHPRLVSYAGLKDRHAVTEQWFCLHLPGKEAPDLSTFELEGCEVLESVRQKRKLRIGSLKGNAFTLVLRHITDNQDVEQRLQHIAAQGVPNYFGSQRFGRGGNNLVQARLWANNEIRVKERSKRSFYLSASRSAMFNLISSARLAQQQATTVLEGDALQLSGRGSWFVATADELAALQQRVDAGELNITAPLPGEGELGTQGEALAFELACLADQSELLALIKRERVEGARRAVLLKPQNMAWSWWDDVTLELHFWLPAGSFATSVVREIMNQDNADAADIAE